One Megasphaera elsdenii DSM 20460 genomic window carries:
- a CDS encoding transcription repressor NadR, with translation MDNSARREKILQLLQGSPSPITGTALAKACDVSRQIIVGDVALMRAQGTDIISTPRGYQLVTPVVPGCTRVFVCCHGLDQMEGELNAIVDNGGIVRNVVIEHEVYGNLEGTLNLHSRRDVQQYVKRMHDSHAEMLSAISGGIHTHLVEAATEEELEAIGQALRDLGVLYKN, from the coding sequence ATGGATAATAGTGCACGGAGAGAAAAGATTCTCCAGCTTCTTCAGGGATCGCCATCGCCTATCACCGGGACGGCTTTGGCGAAAGCCTGCGACGTCAGCCGGCAGATCATCGTCGGCGACGTGGCCCTGATGCGTGCCCAGGGAACGGACATCATCTCGACGCCCCGCGGCTATCAGCTGGTGACACCGGTGGTACCGGGCTGTACGCGGGTCTTCGTCTGCTGCCATGGACTGGACCAGATGGAAGGGGAACTCAATGCCATCGTCGACAATGGCGGCATTGTCCGCAACGTCGTCATTGAGCACGAAGTCTACGGGAACCTCGAAGGGACCTTGAACCTTCATTCCCGTCGGGATGTCCAGCAGTACGTCAAGCGCATGCACGATTCCCATGCGGAAATGCTCAGCGCCATCAGCGGCGGCATCCACACGCATCTCGTCGAAGCGGCGACGGAAGAAGAACTCGAGGCCATCGGCCAGGCCCTGCGCGACCTCGGCGTCTTATATAAAAATTGA
- the yedF gene encoding sulfurtransferase-like selenium metabolism protein YedF, whose product MFKINALGKACPLPVIEAHKALKDHDAVEITVDNEIATENLKNLSQEMNCSYTMSQESDTHYTVRLVKEGADVGADEAPVTTGSDYTVVINAPVMGVGDDQLGKNLLKTFIYTLTEQDVLPKQVIFYNGGVPLVTEGSESLEDLKNLEAKGVEIYACGACLNYYGLTEKVAVGSITNMFRIVEMMRTANRIVKP is encoded by the coding sequence ATGTTTAAGATCAATGCACTGGGCAAAGCCTGCCCGCTCCCGGTCATCGAAGCCCACAAGGCTTTGAAGGACCATGATGCCGTAGAAATCACGGTCGATAACGAAATCGCTACGGAAAACCTCAAGAATTTATCTCAGGAAATGAACTGCTCCTATACGATGAGCCAGGAATCGGATACGCACTACACGGTCCGCCTGGTCAAAGAAGGGGCTGATGTCGGTGCAGACGAAGCGCCAGTTACGACGGGCTCCGATTATACCGTCGTCATCAATGCGCCCGTCATGGGTGTCGGCGACGACCAGCTGGGCAAGAACCTGCTCAAGACCTTCATCTATACCCTGACAGAACAGGATGTCCTGCCGAAACAGGTTATCTTCTACAACGGCGGCGTCCCCTTGGTAACGGAAGGTTCGGAATCGTTGGAAGATTTGAAGAACCTCGAAGCCAAAGGCGTCGAAATCTACGCCTGCGGTGCCTGCCTTAATTACTATGGCCTGACCGAAAAGGTCGCTGTCGGATCCATTACCAACATGTTCCGTATCGTCGAAATGATGCGCACGGCCAACCGCATCGTCAAACCGTAA
- a CDS encoding ABC transporter permease yields the protein MSGKTSNPIDVPHLLLAFFLIGAIWQTASMALNKPLLPAPYRVCQTWYTLMTTGVLWPHIASSLYRMICGLALALVTAVPVGMAAGRSRRWDALLSPFLYIFYSIPKVVFLPVIIVVLGLGDFPKIFIIAITVFFQIAIMVRDAAKAIPEEQVMTMRSLCGTKWQDFRHLIWPACLPGILTALRTSLGIALALLFITETFAAFSGLGYFIMNRMEVRNYEEMYAAILTLAAIGIITYMALDMAERKLCPWKK from the coding sequence ATGTCCGGAAAAACGAGTAATCCCATCGATGTACCCCATCTCCTGCTGGCCTTCTTCCTCATCGGTGCCATATGGCAGACTGCCAGTATGGCTTTGAACAAACCGTTATTGCCGGCACCGTACCGCGTCTGCCAGACCTGGTACACCCTGATGACGACAGGCGTTCTCTGGCCGCACATCGCCTCCAGCCTGTACCGCATGATCTGCGGCCTGGCCCTGGCCCTGGTGACAGCCGTCCCCGTCGGCATGGCTGCCGGTCGCAGCCGCCGCTGGGACGCCTTGTTGTCGCCATTCCTCTATATCTTCTACTCCATTCCCAAAGTCGTCTTCCTTCCGGTCATCATCGTCGTCCTGGGACTCGGTGATTTCCCGAAGATCTTCATCATAGCCATTACCGTCTTTTTCCAAATCGCCATCATGGTCCGCGATGCCGCCAAGGCCATCCCGGAAGAACAGGTCATGACCATGCGTTCCCTGTGCGGGACAAAATGGCAGGATTTCCGCCACCTCATCTGGCCGGCCTGCCTACCGGGTATCCTGACAGCGCTGAGAACATCCCTGGGCATCGCCCTGGCCCTGCTGTTCATTACCGAAACGTTCGCCGCCTTTTCCGGCCTGGGGTATTTCATCATGAACCGCATGGAAGTCCGCAACTACGAAGAAATGTACGCCGCCATTTTGACCCTGGCCGCCATCGGCATCATCACCTACATGGCCCTCGATATGGCCGAACGGAAACTCTGCCCGTGGAAGAAGTAG
- a CDS encoding MFS transporter, whose product MVLERLEALPVGRFHYKLLLVTGLGWLFDSMDTGLIAFILPVLAKEWGLAPGQMGLIGSIGLIGMALGAVISGTVADRIGRKKVFTITVLLYSIASAFCALSWNYQSLLVFRFLVGFGLGGELPVAATLVSEYAPSRVRGRFIVLLESFWGLGWIAAACIAYFFIPVYGWRMAFLIGALPALYVCLIRLHMPESVRYLLTRGRVDEARQIVLSLEKQLHVPSALFTGETEPVPVVAKASFRELWKKPFMSRTIMLWLVWFGINFSYYGIFMWLPSLVFQQGFTVVKTFEYVLIMTLAQLPGYYCAAWLVDKIGRKYTLSAFLLFSGVASYFFGHASTAATLMMWGSVMSFFNLGAWGVLYTYTPEQYPTAIRALGSGWAAGFGRFGGMAAPMMVGALLARSFGFASVFYMFALVFAAVAVIVLSLGVESKQKDLESLSDELVKAK is encoded by the coding sequence ATGGTATTGGAACGATTGGAAGCGCTGCCCGTAGGCCGTTTCCACTACAAGCTGCTGCTGGTCACGGGACTGGGATGGCTCTTTGATTCGATGGACACCGGGCTCATCGCCTTCATTTTGCCTGTCCTGGCGAAAGAATGGGGGCTGGCACCGGGGCAGATGGGCCTCATCGGCAGTATCGGCCTCATCGGCATGGCCCTGGGCGCCGTCATTTCCGGCACGGTGGCGGACCGCATCGGCCGCAAGAAGGTCTTCACCATTACGGTCTTATTGTATAGCATCGCTTCGGCTTTCTGCGCCCTGTCCTGGAACTATCAGTCCTTGCTCGTCTTCCGCTTTCTCGTCGGCTTCGGTCTGGGTGGGGAACTGCCTGTAGCGGCGACGCTCGTTTCCGAATATGCACCGTCCCGCGTACGGGGCCGTTTCATCGTCCTCTTGGAAAGCTTCTGGGGACTCGGCTGGATTGCCGCTGCCTGCATCGCCTATTTCTTCATTCCCGTCTATGGCTGGCGCATGGCTTTCCTCATCGGTGCGCTGCCGGCGCTCTACGTCTGCCTGATACGCCTGCACATGCCTGAATCGGTCCGCTACCTGCTGACCCGCGGCCGTGTCGATGAAGCCCGGCAGATTGTCCTTTCCCTGGAAAAACAGCTGCACGTGCCGTCGGCTCTCTTTACGGGCGAAACAGAACCGGTGCCGGTCGTCGCCAAGGCTTCGTTCCGGGAATTGTGGAAAAAGCCTTTCATGTCCCGGACCATCATGCTCTGGCTGGTCTGGTTCGGCATCAATTTCAGCTATTATGGCATCTTTATGTGGCTGCCGTCGCTGGTCTTCCAGCAGGGCTTTACCGTCGTCAAGACCTTTGAATACGTCCTCATCATGACCCTGGCCCAGCTGCCGGGCTACTATTGCGCGGCCTGGCTCGTCGATAAGATCGGCCGCAAGTATACCTTGTCGGCGTTCCTCTTGTTCAGCGGCGTCGCCAGCTATTTCTTCGGCCATGCCTCGACGGCTGCGACCCTCATGATGTGGGGTTCCGTCATGTCTTTCTTCAACCTCGGTGCCTGGGGCGTCCTCTATACATATACGCCGGAACAGTATCCGACGGCCATCCGTGCCTTGGGAAGCGGCTGGGCTGCCGGTTTTGGCCGTTTTGGCGGCATGGCGGCGCCTATGATGGTCGGGGCCCTGCTGGCCCGGAGCTTCGGTTTCGCCAGCGTCTTCTATATGTTTGCCCTGGTCTTTGCGGCCGTTGCCGTCATCGTCCTGAGCCTGGGTGTCGAAAGCAAGCAGAAGGACCTGGAAAGCCTCAGCGACGAACTGGTCAAAGCCAAGTAG
- a CDS encoding ABC transporter ATP-binding protein, with the protein MSSNGKGREALLQLDDVGLVYQGSHGPQRVLQHISLSLDEGQHLTVVGPSGCGKSSLLRLIAGLQAPTEGQICFAGQKMTGPRPDLAIVFQDYGLFPWKTVEENIRLPGQLHHHSLNKDQLEKLLQSLDLTAVRKHYPGELSGGQKQRTALGRAMAMQPKLLLMDEPFSALDLAMRHQCYDLFRKYIGTSSMATIIVTHSPEEAAALGDKTVVFAKTGGVIEDVRKNE; encoded by the coding sequence ATGTCCAGTAACGGCAAGGGAAGGGAAGCGCTGCTGCAATTGGACGACGTGGGCCTCGTCTATCAGGGCAGCCACGGCCCCCAGCGCGTCTTGCAGCATATCAGCCTCAGCCTGGACGAAGGCCAGCACCTGACCGTCGTCGGGCCATCGGGCTGCGGGAAATCTTCCCTCTTGCGGCTCATCGCCGGCCTGCAGGCGCCGACGGAAGGACAAATCTGCTTTGCCGGCCAAAAAATGACCGGTCCCCGGCCGGATCTGGCCATCGTCTTCCAGGATTATGGGCTCTTCCCCTGGAAGACTGTCGAAGAAAACATCCGCTTGCCGGGACAGCTCCACCACCATTCCCTGAACAAGGACCAGTTAGAAAAACTCTTGCAATCGCTGGACCTGACGGCCGTCCGCAAACATTACCCAGGAGAACTTTCAGGCGGTCAGAAACAGCGGACCGCCCTGGGCCGGGCTATGGCCATGCAGCCCAAGCTGCTGCTCATGGACGAACCTTTCTCGGCCCTGGATCTGGCTATGCGCCATCAATGCTATGACCTGTTCCGGAAATACATAGGAACCAGCTCCATGGCGACGATCATCGTCACCCACAGTCCGGAAGAAGCAGCCGCCCTGGGCGATAAGACCGTCGTCTTTGCCAAGACAGGAGGTGTCATCGAAGATGTCCGGAAAAACGAGTAA
- the secF gene encoding protein translocase subunit SecF: protein MSFDIVKHRVWWFTLSSVLVIASLISIFINGFNFGIDYTGGTILDMQFHKAVTVSEVRQVIDNSDMDLGNTVIQLTGVTDQDSSTDVMLRMRNLTSDESKAVSDKLSDSLGGAEIKRTESVGAVIGSEVTKNAITSLAVAFIALAAYISFRFEYKIAISALVSILHDLIMVLGFFSFFHLEIDASFLAAILTVVGYSMNEAVVIFDRVRENTRTHRRTDSYEKLAHDSISQSIHRSIYTLTTVLFACGALHFFGGDSTKNFSLVMLIGFISGAYSSICVDTSLWVVWKNHTSHKRGPKAIETEPAETEE, encoded by the coding sequence ATGAGTTTTGATATTGTCAAACATCGCGTATGGTGGTTCACCTTATCGTCTGTCCTCGTCATTGCCAGCCTGATTTCCATCTTTATCAATGGCTTCAACTTCGGCATCGACTACACAGGCGGTACGATTTTGGATATGCAGTTCCATAAAGCCGTCACCGTTTCCGAAGTCCGCCAGGTCATCGATAACTCCGATATGGATCTGGGCAATACGGTCATCCAGCTGACGGGCGTCACTGACCAGGACTCGTCGACAGATGTCATGCTGCGCATGCGCAACCTGACTAGTGACGAAAGCAAAGCCGTTTCGGATAAGCTGAGCGATTCCCTGGGCGGCGCTGAAATCAAGCGGACCGAATCGGTCGGCGCCGTCATCGGCTCGGAAGTCACGAAAAACGCCATCACCAGCCTGGCCGTGGCCTTCATCGCCCTGGCTGCGTATATTTCCTTCCGCTTTGAATACAAAATCGCTATTTCGGCCTTAGTGTCGATCCTGCACGATTTGATCATGGTCCTGGGTTTCTTCTCGTTTTTCCACCTGGAAATCGATGCGTCTTTCCTGGCGGCCATCCTGACCGTCGTCGGCTATTCCATGAACGAAGCCGTCGTCATCTTCGACCGCGTCCGTGAAAACACGCGGACTCACCGCCGGACCGACTCCTATGAAAAACTGGCTCACGACAGCATCTCCCAGAGTATCCATCGCAGTATCTATACGCTGACGACGGTACTCTTCGCCTGCGGAGCCTTACACTTCTTCGGCGGCGATTCGACGAAGAACTTTTCCCTGGTCATGCTCATCGGCTTCATCAGCGGGGCCTATTCGTCCATCTGCGTCGATACGTCCCTGTGGGTCGTATGGAAGAACCATACCTCTCATAAACGCGGCCCGAAAGCCATAGAAACCGAACCGGCAGAAACAGAAGAATAG
- a CDS encoding diaminopimelate decarboxylase family protein: protein MNKKTVPFNEEQIRSIIAKYPTPFHIYDEKAIVDNVRKLIKAFDWAYDFKEYFAVKATPNPYIMRLLQKEGVGADCSSMAELELCDKVGIKGHDIVFSSNDTPYAEFKRAMELGALVNLDDISMIDFMEKRGPLPEWICARYNPGPLLKGGNDIIGTPEEAKYGMTREQIIDAFRILKDKGVKHFGLHTMVVSNELHVNGLINTAKMMFELAVEVQNMLGINIEFLDFGGGIGLPYRPEESFIDYDELSAGIKKNFEAIMEPAGLGKCRISFECGRAITGPYGYLVTTAIHHKHIWKEYIGVDACMANLMRPGMYGSYHHLTVMGKENAPKDHVYDVAGSLCENCDKFAIDRSLPQIDDGDILVIHDTGAHGHSMGFNYNGKLRSAELLLHADGSVTQIRRAETLDDLFATLDFSNL, encoded by the coding sequence ATGAACAAAAAGACTGTCCCTTTTAACGAAGAACAAATTCGTTCCATTATTGCTAAATACCCGACACCTTTCCATATTTATGACGAAAAAGCCATCGTCGATAATGTCCGTAAATTGATTAAAGCCTTCGACTGGGCCTATGATTTCAAAGAATATTTTGCCGTCAAAGCTACGCCGAATCCGTACATCATGCGCCTCTTGCAGAAAGAAGGCGTCGGCGCTGACTGCAGTTCCATGGCGGAACTGGAACTGTGCGACAAAGTCGGCATCAAAGGCCACGACATCGTCTTTTCGTCCAACGATACGCCTTATGCTGAATTTAAACGGGCTATGGAACTGGGCGCCCTGGTCAACCTCGATGATATTTCCATGATTGACTTCATGGAAAAACGCGGCCCCTTGCCGGAATGGATCTGCGCCCGTTATAATCCGGGTCCCCTCCTCAAAGGCGGCAACGACATCATCGGCACGCCGGAAGAAGCCAAATACGGCATGACTCGTGAACAGATTATCGATGCTTTTCGCATCCTTAAAGACAAAGGTGTCAAACACTTCGGCCTGCATACCATGGTCGTCTCCAACGAACTCCACGTCAACGGCCTTATTAACACGGCCAAGATGATGTTCGAATTGGCTGTAGAAGTGCAGAACATGCTGGGCATCAACATCGAATTTCTCGACTTCGGCGGCGGCATCGGCCTCCCGTATCGTCCGGAAGAATCCTTCATCGACTACGACGAACTCAGTGCCGGCATCAAAAAGAACTTCGAAGCCATCATGGAACCGGCTGGCCTCGGCAAATGCCGTATCTCCTTCGAATGTGGCCGTGCCATCACCGGCCCTTACGGCTACCTGGTCACGACGGCCATCCATCACAAACACATCTGGAAAGAATACATCGGCGTCGACGCCTGCATGGCCAACCTCATGCGTCCGGGCATGTATGGCTCGTACCATCACCTGACGGTCATGGGCAAAGAAAATGCGCCGAAAGACCACGTCTACGACGTTGCCGGTTCGCTCTGCGAAAACTGCGATAAATTCGCCATCGACCGCAGCTTGCCGCAGATCGACGACGGCGATATCCTGGTCATCCACGACACCGGTGCCCACGGCCATTCCATGGGCTTCAACTACAACGGCAAACTCCGTTCGGCTGAACTCCTGCTCCACGCCGACGGCAGCGTAACCCAGATCCGCCGGGCTGAGACCCTGGACGACCTCTTTGCGACTCTCGATTTCTCCAACTTATAA
- a CDS encoding LysR family transcriptional regulator encodes MDTTTLRTFIALAQIKNFTKTAQQLFVAQSTVTNRIRDLEMELGVPLFIRSHKQVDLTPSGQKFLSYAQRFVSLELAALQDIQSSPTYTQKVSIGTTNTIYECHLQRRIRSFLKEKKGVSLHVTIGHTETMMRQLQDGTLDAIFSFSAMFRDGYICQPYRTDSLVLVCQAGNTEYAGGICKDDLQKIDYLFCNFALQGVGLYIQDLFPRHHRFPLEIDNSTKLPQYVADGIGYTFLPKSLIEEDLAEKRLRAIPLLDFEPPKVDSYYITRSPSTVPADLEEELLADRSYGLQGDDHGRHDDDGQENIK; translated from the coding sequence ATGGACACAACGACACTCCGGACGTTCATCGCCCTGGCACAAATCAAGAACTTCACCAAAACGGCCCAGCAGCTCTTCGTCGCCCAGTCGACCGTGACCAACCGCATCCGCGATCTGGAAATGGAGCTCGGCGTCCCCTTGTTCATACGCAGCCATAAACAGGTCGACCTGACCCCGTCAGGCCAGAAATTCCTGAGCTATGCCCAGCGCTTCGTCTCGCTGGAACTGGCAGCGTTGCAGGACATCCAATCGTCACCGACGTATACCCAGAAGGTCAGCATCGGCACGACCAACACCATCTATGAATGTCACCTGCAGCGCCGTATCCGCAGTTTCCTGAAAGAAAAGAAAGGCGTGTCCCTGCACGTCACCATCGGCCATACGGAAACGATGATGCGCCAGCTCCAGGACGGGACGCTGGACGCAATCTTTTCCTTCAGCGCCATGTTCCGCGACGGCTATATCTGCCAGCCGTACCGGACGGATTCCCTGGTCCTGGTCTGCCAGGCCGGCAATACAGAATACGCCGGCGGCATCTGCAAGGACGACCTGCAGAAAATCGACTACTTGTTCTGTAATTTCGCCCTCCAGGGCGTAGGCCTCTACATCCAGGACCTGTTCCCGCGCCATCACCGCTTCCCCCTGGAAATCGACAACAGCACCAAGCTGCCCCAGTACGTAGCCGACGGCATCGGCTACACCTTCCTGCCCAAGAGCCTCATCGAAGAGGACCTGGCCGAAAAGCGCCTGCGGGCCATTCCCCTCCTCGATTTTGAGCCGCCCAAGGTCGACAGCTACTACATCACGCGCAGCCCGTCGACCGTGCCGGCGGACCTGGAAGAAGAGTTACTGGCCGACCGGTCATATGGACTGCAAGGCGATGATCATGGCCGACATGACGACGATGGACAAGAGAATATAAAATGA
- a CDS encoding AEC family transporter: MEETIIKAAILVSFIFCGYTLKQLRLFGRSTFNTISTIVFNITLPSVILVNLNGIHFDTRYLLISLLAIIFNLIMVGMGYAAGRTKDEKAFYMLNMNGYNIGNFALPFVSYFFDSAAVLIVCIFDAGNSLMCLGGAYGLARCVRGEKGESIAMILAKTIFSSIPVLSYIIMITLSLAGFSLPQVVIDWAKIPASANTFLSMLMIGVALGLSLKKEYLHLIYTDVGLRLLTSVVIAAFVYFALDYPMAIKKVIMVLVFAPVAGMACYYTAKMKLKIEVAACISSFYILLSIVVMSAMIIALQSI, translated from the coding sequence ATGGAAGAAACTATCATCAAAGCCGCTATCCTCGTATCCTTCATCTTTTGCGGCTATACCTTAAAACAGCTGCGCCTTTTCGGGCGCAGCACTTTTAATACCATATCGACGATTGTCTTCAACATCACCTTGCCGTCGGTCATCCTGGTCAACCTCAACGGCATCCACTTCGACACGCGCTATCTCCTCATCAGCCTCCTGGCCATCATCTTCAACCTGATCATGGTCGGCATGGGCTATGCCGCCGGCCGGACGAAGGACGAAAAGGCCTTTTACATGCTCAATATGAATGGCTACAATATCGGCAATTTCGCCTTGCCCTTCGTGTCTTATTTCTTTGACAGTGCGGCCGTCCTCATCGTCTGCATCTTCGATGCCGGTAATTCCCTCATGTGCCTCGGCGGGGCTTATGGCCTGGCCCGCTGCGTCCGCGGCGAGAAAGGGGAGAGCATCGCCATGATCCTGGCCAAGACGATTTTCTCCTCTATTCCGGTCTTATCGTATATCATCATGATCACCTTGTCCCTGGCCGGCTTTTCCCTGCCCCAGGTCGTCATCGACTGGGCCAAGATCCCGGCGTCGGCCAATACCTTCTTGTCCATGCTCATGATCGGCGTCGCCCTGGGCCTGTCCTTGAAAAAGGAATACCTGCACCTCATCTATACCGACGTGGGCCTGCGGTTGCTGACGTCGGTCGTCATTGCGGCTTTCGTCTATTTCGCCCTCGATTATCCCATGGCCATCAAGAAGGTCATCATGGTCCTGGTCTTTGCTCCCGTCGCCGGCATGGCCTGCTACTATACAGCCAAGATGAAGCTCAAGATCGAAGTCGCAGCCTGCATCAGCTCATTTTATATTCTCTTGTCCATCGTCGTCATGTCGGCCATGATCATCGCCTTGCAGTCCATATGA
- a CDS encoding pyridoxal phosphate-dependent aminotransferase — protein MVKSVAAPQAKGKSAEDKIFGANNRAVALSEKLGADKVINGTVGSMLDEDGNLIMLDVVQKAYKALTPKEIVAYAPIQGYPDYLEAAIDQCFGESRPEGYIRACATSGGSGVLHHVIHNYSEWGDEVLTSDWHWGAYGSMCNDNGRKLREFELLTPDGHFNMESFKANVSDMVAKQYNTVIIMNSPANNPTGYGLSDSEWDEVLAFLKDVVKGKDKNIIFVSDVAYLDYSGEKHECRKFFKKFGNMPDNVLIVVAYTCSKGFTMYGQRMGAMICVTPNKDIADEFVAINQYTSRATWSNSNSAAMKVMANICKDPAKVAELDAERAKYFHLIQERADLFMKEADECGLKYLRYISGFFITIPMEGSQKVCDELEKENIFLVPLGKGIRLAVCSVSKKKIHGLAAKIKSTLDAVGAKQ, from the coding sequence ATGGTAAAAAGTGTTGCCGCACCGCAGGCAAAAGGGAAGAGTGCTGAAGATAAGATTTTTGGTGCTAACAACCGTGCCGTGGCTTTGAGCGAAAAATTGGGGGCAGATAAAGTTATTAATGGGACTGTCGGTTCCATGCTCGATGAAGATGGGAATCTCATCATGCTCGACGTCGTCCAGAAAGCCTATAAAGCCTTGACGCCGAAAGAAATCGTCGCTTATGCGCCGATCCAGGGCTATCCTGATTATCTGGAAGCGGCTATCGACCAGTGCTTCGGTGAATCCCGTCCGGAAGGCTATATCCGTGCCTGTGCTACGTCTGGTGGCTCCGGTGTTCTTCATCACGTCATCCACAACTATTCCGAATGGGGCGATGAAGTCCTGACCAGTGACTGGCATTGGGGAGCTTACGGTTCCATGTGCAACGACAATGGCCGCAAACTCCGCGAATTTGAACTGCTCACGCCGGATGGCCATTTCAATATGGAAAGCTTCAAAGCCAACGTCAGCGATATGGTTGCCAAACAGTACAACACCGTTATCATCATGAATTCGCCGGCCAACAACCCGACCGGTTACGGCCTCTCTGATTCGGAATGGGACGAAGTCCTGGCCTTCTTGAAAGATGTCGTCAAAGGCAAAGACAAGAACATCATCTTCGTTTCCGACGTCGCTTACCTCGATTACAGCGGTGAAAAACACGAATGTCGCAAATTCTTCAAAAAATTCGGCAACATGCCGGACAACGTCCTCATCGTCGTCGCCTACACCTGCAGTAAAGGCTTCACCATGTACGGCCAGCGTATGGGCGCCATGATTTGCGTCACGCCGAACAAGGATATTGCCGATGAATTTGTCGCCATCAACCAGTATACCAGCCGTGCTACCTGGTCGAACTCCAACAGCGCTGCCATGAAGGTCATGGCCAACATCTGCAAGGACCCGGCCAAAGTGGCTGAACTCGATGCCGAACGGGCTAAATATTTCCACCTCATCCAGGAACGGGCTGATTTGTTCATGAAAGAAGCCGACGAATGTGGGCTGAAATATTTGCGGTACATTTCGGGCTTCTTCATCACCATCCCCATGGAAGGGTCCCAGAAAGTCTGCGACGAACTGGAAAAAGAAAATATCTTCCTCGTTCCCTTGGGTAAAGGCATCCGCCTGGCTGTCTGCTCGGTTTCCAAGAAGAAGATCCACGGCCTGGCTGCCAAGATCAAATCGACGCTGGATGCCGTCGGCGCTAAACAGTAA
- a CDS encoding ABC transporter substrate-binding protein, whose translation MNRVLRFVLAALLACSALVLSACQNSPSGSNDKKTYKIGVLRIDDSLPLYTAESEKLFAKHGVDVQVIEFSSAADQQKAMEAGELDGMMTDMIVTGLLKKAGTDVRVVAMALGAVPQEGRFLVVSSPNSSLTTPQQLAGAAVAISENTMMDYLMNQYEQELGIPAAEVHTVQMPNLALRTEAVLAGKDIQAAILPDPLAAYAVQQGAHVVIDDTKLQKNYSQSVVVLTQDMIEKHHDDAVHFLDAYNEAIEKLDNQPDAYRDMAMKKANIPAAVAGSYRTPSYTAHALPTEEEVSRIMNWMVQKGLLPKAYSYDEMVAHVQ comes from the coding sequence ATGAATCGTGTATTACGTTTCGTATTAGCCGCCTTGCTGGCCTGCTCGGCCCTCGTGTTATCAGCCTGCCAGAACAGTCCGTCTGGCTCGAACGACAAGAAGACGTACAAAATCGGCGTCCTGCGCATCGACGACAGCCTGCCCCTCTATACGGCAGAATCAGAAAAACTCTTTGCCAAACACGGCGTCGACGTCCAGGTCATCGAATTTAGCTCGGCTGCAGACCAGCAAAAAGCCATGGAAGCCGGCGAACTCGATGGCATGATGACCGATATGATCGTCACGGGCCTGCTGAAAAAAGCCGGTACCGACGTCCGCGTCGTCGCCATGGCCCTCGGTGCCGTTCCCCAAGAAGGCCGGTTCCTCGTCGTATCGTCGCCGAACAGCAGCCTTACGACGCCGCAGCAGCTGGCCGGAGCCGCCGTGGCTATCTCGGAAAATACCATGATGGACTATTTGATGAACCAGTATGAACAAGAACTGGGGATTCCTGCAGCCGAAGTCCATACCGTCCAGATGCCGAACCTGGCCCTGCGCACAGAAGCCGTCCTGGCCGGCAAAGACATCCAGGCGGCCATCCTGCCGGATCCGCTGGCAGCCTATGCCGTCCAGCAGGGAGCCCATGTCGTCATCGACGATACGAAACTCCAGAAAAATTATTCCCAGTCCGTCGTCGTCCTGACCCAGGACATGATCGAAAAACACCACGACGATGCCGTCCACTTCCTCGATGCCTATAACGAAGCCATTGAAAAACTGGACAACCAGCCCGATGCCTACCGCGACATGGCCATGAAGAAAGCCAATATCCCGGCAGCTGTCGCCGGTTCGTACCGCACGCCGTCTTACACGGCCCATGCCCTGCCGACCGAAGAAGAAGTCAGCCGTATCATGAACTGGATGGTCCAGAAAGGCCTGTTGCCCAAGGCTTACAGCTACGATGAAATGGTCGCCCATGTCCAGTAA